Sequence from the Rutidosis leptorrhynchoides isolate AG116_Rl617_1_P2 chromosome 3, CSIRO_AGI_Rlap_v1, whole genome shotgun sequence genome:
CACAAAAAATATATGCTGATCAATAATTCAGtagtaatgtaaaaaaaaaaaaagcggaaGAAAGATATCATAATTCACAAATTAgttataacaaaataaaataaaaaagaaaagaatACGGAGTAATACATTTTTAAAtctttaaaattaaattaaaaatatgtcAAGAAAAGGAGGGAAGTCACCCATCACCATTTAATTTTACAACAATATTAGTCAACTCTTTGTAATATACAATTCCCAAAACACCGTCAGCAATGATAATTCGATATTTTCTATTATTACAACGGCCACCGTATTTCTCTCTGCATGGATGGCCGCCGCCGCCGCTACCACCACCGTAATCCTCCTTCTtctcaccatcatcaccatcacctcCGCCGCCCCAGTATCAACCGGTTTCATCAAGCCTAACTTCACAGCTTCACACTTCCAATACATCGACACCTCCGGCGACTTCCTCCGATCACCTAACAACACTTACACCGCCGCAATCTTACACCCACAATCATCATCTCCGTCGTTGTTTTACCTCGCCATCTACCACACTGATTCTCACACCGTCGTATGGACCGCCAACCGCAACACCCCGATCTCAAACTCCGGTAAATTCTATCTCTCCGTCACCGGAATCACCGTCAATAATGATTCCGGCCAACTCGTTTGGTCAACCCCAATTATAAATTCAACGGTTGACTCTTTACAGTTACTTGATTCCGGGAATTTAGTCTTACTCGATCGCTTTAACAACTCGTTATGGCAATCTTTTGATTACCCGACAGATACCGTTGTTTCAGAACAGAGGTTTCGGGTCGGGCAAACGTTAATCGCGTCAACAAGTCTGTCGGATTTATCCGCCGGAGATTACAGCTTTACGGTCACCTCCGGTGATGGTATACTGCAATGGAGAAACGTAAGTTATTATAGATTGTTAATGGACTCAAAGTCTATTAAGAATTCAAACCGACCCATTTCATATGTCACCGTAAACGGGTCGGGTTTTTACTTGCTCGGAGACCCGGGTCCGGAAGTGGTGATACAGGTACTGATAGACACACCGCCTAATGATGTTGACTCTGGTTACCGGATTTTAAAGATTACATATGATGGTCATCTAGCTGTTATGAGATACGTAAATAATAATTGGGTGACAGATTTTAGTACTCCGGCAGACAGTTGCCGGAATCCATTCCGGTGTGGAAAGCTCGGCCTTTGTTCCGGTAGCGGGTGCTCGTGCCCATCTGGGTTTCGAATCGATTCAAAAACCAATTTCGGATGTTCGTTTTCGGATCCAACATTGTCGTGGCCTGAGTTGCCGGAATCTTGTTTGCGGCAACGTAATTCGTCGGAGACTTATGCTTATGTTCAACTTGGTGATGGAATGAAATATTTCGAAATTGACTATTTAAATCCGGTGAAAAGTGGTTTGAATTTGTCAAAATGTAAAGAATTGTGTAGTGGGAATTGTACTTGTTTGGGATTTTATTATGGGAATCAATCCGGGTCATGTTATTTGATTGAAAATAATTTGGGTTCAATTATTTCAAGCTCTAACAATGACCCTGATGATAAATTAGGGTTTATCAAAGCAGTGGTTCCATCATCTTTAACTCCATATCAAGGTGGAAATTCGAGTAACGATTTTCCAACTGTCGGGTTAGTACTACTTCCGACTTCGGGTGTTCTACTAATTATGATTTGCGCTGTTTGTATGATTAGAAGATCACGAAATGCTAACAAAATGACGGCGAGTTCGAAGAAATTGTCCGAGGGTTCATATTCGGATGACCTTGAGATGTTTTCGATTGCAGGTTTGCCCGTACGATTTACTCATCAAGAGATTGTGTTGGCCACCGCCAACTTTAGTACACGAATTGGGTCAGGTGGGTTTGGGACTGTTTACAAAGGTGTACTCCATGATAAGACGTTT
This genomic interval carries:
- the LOC139897723 gene encoding G-type lectin S-receptor-like serine/threonine-protein kinase At5g35370 yields the protein MAAAAATTTVILLLLTIITITSAAPVSTGFIKPNFTASHFQYIDTSGDFLRSPNNTYTAAILHPQSSSPSLFYLAIYHTDSHTVVWTANRNTPISNSGKFYLSVTGITVNNDSGQLVWSTPIINSTVDSLQLLDSGNLVLLDRFNNSLWQSFDYPTDTVVSEQRFRVGQTLIASTSLSDLSAGDYSFTVTSGDGILQWRNVSYYRLLMDSKSIKNSNRPISYVTVNGSGFYLLGDPGPEVVIQVLIDTPPNDVDSGYRILKITYDGHLAVMRYVNNNWVTDFSTPADSCRNPFRCGKLGLCSGSGCSCPSGFRIDSKTNFGCSFSDPTLSWPELPESCLRQRNSSETYAYVQLGDGMKYFEIDYLNPVKSGLNLSKCKELCSGNCTCLGFYYGNQSGSCYLIENNLGSIISSSNNDPDDKLGFIKAVVPSSLTPYQGGNSSNDFPTVGLVLLPTSGVLLIMICAVCMIRRSRNANKMTASSKKLSEGSYSDDLEMFSIAGLPVRFTHQEIVLATANFSTRIGSGGFGTVYKGVLHDKTFVAVKKITALGAQGKKEFGTEIAIIGNIHHVNLVKLRGFCAHGRERFLVYEYMSRGSLDRTIFGSGPPLEWQERFEIAIGTARGLAYLHNGCEHKIIHCDVKPENILLSESMQVKISDFGLSKLLSPEQSGLFTTMRGTRGYLAPEWLTNAAISDKTDVYSYGMVLLELIQGRKNCVQAQTNVSRSPSSGTEERSSGSSDFHARSRTRAYYFPLHALEMHEVGRYLDLVDSRLTGRVTMEEAKKLVKVALCCLHEDPSLRPTMANVVAMLEGTLTVGEPRLELLNFLRFYGRRFIEPSNAEIGVEGEVASIFTVQNIDSCSSSVSPNSYSYMSTQQVSGPR